From the Streptomyces nigrescens genome, one window contains:
- a CDS encoding CGNR zinc finger domain-containing protein, with protein MQQNPYGEDPVRLIVDLAAVPPRSPEEFADRCVKAGMAIDRPVGEADLAELLAFIPRWLAVVDAETPRQRAAELNELLTMSSSHPRLTDHADGGWHIHYRDDDLGLAGVVRAVVSVGTALHLTGRGMDRLSRCALAECGRAYGDFTRAGRQRYCSHACANRDAVRRFRARRAERSG; from the coding sequence GTGCAACAGAACCCTTACGGAGAAGATCCCGTACGGCTCATCGTCGATCTGGCGGCCGTACCGCCCCGCTCCCCCGAGGAATTCGCCGACCGCTGTGTGAAGGCGGGCATGGCGATCGACCGGCCGGTGGGTGAAGCCGATCTGGCGGAACTCCTGGCGTTCATCCCGCGCTGGCTGGCGGTGGTCGATGCCGAAACGCCCCGGCAGAGAGCGGCCGAGCTGAACGAACTGCTGACGATGTCATCGAGCCATCCCCGGCTCACCGACCATGCCGACGGCGGCTGGCACATCCACTACCGCGACGACGATCTGGGACTGGCCGGTGTGGTGCGGGCCGTGGTCAGCGTCGGTACGGCGCTGCACCTCACCGGACGCGGTATGGACCGGCTCAGCCGCTGCGCCCTGGCCGAATGCGGTCGCGCGTACGGCGACTTCACCAGGGCCGGCCGGCAGCGCTACTGCTCCCATGCCTGCGCGAATCGCGATGCCGTGCGCCGCTTCCGCGCACGGCGCGCGGAACGCAGCGGGTGA